Proteins found in one Fodinibius saliphilus genomic segment:
- a CDS encoding thiamine diphosphokinase — MKKVLILCNGSPPSRELFRESFAQADYFIAADGGGNIARQFSTQPDVVIGDLDSYKPVSNEPFKVVSRPNQEYNDLEKALTYADKEGGTHIHVLGATGYRLDQTLKNLSVLKQFNSNFQSLVMKDNYGDTQLITPTYETELAIGTTVSLFPLSGTVTGITTHGLKYPLENESLTNGIRDGSSNEVIKPTVEITYQSGDLLLFVCR, encoded by the coding sequence ATGAAAAAAGTTCTCATTCTTTGCAACGGAAGCCCTCCCAGCAGGGAACTATTTCGCGAAAGTTTCGCGCAAGCAGATTACTTTATCGCTGCAGATGGCGGGGGTAATATAGCTCGACAATTTAGTACTCAGCCGGATGTGGTAATAGGTGATCTCGATAGTTATAAACCCGTAAGCAACGAACCATTTAAGGTTGTAAGTAGACCGAACCAAGAATACAACGATCTTGAAAAAGCGTTAACCTACGCCGATAAAGAAGGCGGAACCCATATACACGTTTTAGGAGCAACAGGGTATCGGCTCGACCAAACGCTAAAAAATTTATCTGTACTCAAACAGTTTAACTCCAATTTCCAATCGCTGGTAATGAAAGATAATTATGGAGATACACAACTGATTACCCCAACCTATGAAACAGAATTAGCCATAGGAACTACCGTTTCACTGTTCCCGCTTTCGGGTACAGTTACCGGCATCACAACCCATGGGCTCAAATACCCGCTCGAAAACGAATCTCTTACCAATGGTATCCGCGATGGATCTTCAAACGAAGTGATAAAACCTACCGTGGAAATTACTTACCAGAGTGGCGACCTTCTTCTTTTTGTCTGTAGATAA
- a CDS encoding sodium:solute symporter family protein: MAELEFTLFDWAIIVCYFGLLVYLTWQKDWQTDDEESFLLSGRKMSLAAFVATLVSTWYGGILGVGEFSYQNGLSTWLILGIPFYVFSALFAWLLAGKIRMNKALSLPEAVGNFYGDKAGLFSAVPIFILVSPAPYILMLGLIFQYLTGGAGDFLWYASAVALFSVAYVTFGGFNAVVHTDMLQITLMFGGFIFLIIFAGMEFGSFGQLWESIPADYQDISGGHDWQYILVWFFIALWTFVDPSFHQRAAAAKSPRTAQKGIFISILLWSVFDFLTIFSGMYGFAILGSELAEPIMVYPYLANEILPIGLKGLFFVALLATIMSTLDSYIFLSGQTLGRDLLVKIFPQIKNNTLTRISTLIAALIGILLIIIYPSVIDLWYVIGSVMIPGLLIPVMGVYLKLFSLRKGWVLPTMVGSIAVSLGWLILGTITSEGTYNYTFYGIEPFYPGLAISILFWIVGRKKNDELLEETEFTKEIVD, encoded by the coding sequence TTGGCTGAATTAGAATTCACCCTTTTCGACTGGGCAATCATCGTCTGCTATTTTGGATTACTGGTATACCTGACCTGGCAAAAAGATTGGCAGACCGATGATGAGGAATCATTCCTGTTATCGGGCCGAAAGATGAGCCTGGCTGCCTTTGTAGCTACCTTAGTATCTACTTGGTATGGGGGGATTCTGGGGGTAGGCGAGTTTAGTTATCAGAATGGACTTTCTACCTGGCTTATTCTGGGAATTCCTTTCTATGTATTTTCTGCCCTTTTTGCATGGTTACTGGCCGGTAAAATCCGGATGAACAAAGCCCTTTCCCTGCCCGAAGCAGTCGGTAACTTCTACGGCGATAAAGCCGGTCTCTTTTCTGCAGTCCCGATTTTTATACTCGTCAGTCCTGCTCCCTATATTTTAATGCTGGGTCTTATTTTCCAATACCTCACAGGTGGTGCAGGAGATTTCTTATGGTACGCCAGCGCCGTCGCCCTCTTTTCGGTAGCTTATGTTACCTTTGGTGGCTTTAATGCTGTTGTTCATACCGACATGCTACAAATTACCCTTATGTTTGGCGGATTTATCTTTCTGATTATCTTTGCCGGCATGGAGTTTGGAAGCTTCGGACAACTCTGGGAGTCTATCCCCGCCGATTATCAAGATATCAGTGGAGGCCACGACTGGCAGTATATCTTGGTTTGGTTCTTCATCGCCCTTTGGACCTTTGTGGACCCCAGCTTCCACCAGCGCGCCGCGGCAGCCAAATCCCCTAGAACAGCCCAAAAGGGAATTTTTATCTCTATCTTACTATGGTCTGTCTTTGATTTCCTTACCATCTTTAGTGGCATGTATGGCTTTGCCATTTTAGGGAGCGAATTAGCCGAACCCATTATGGTGTATCCCTACCTGGCCAACGAAATTCTTCCTATTGGCCTAAAAGGATTATTCTTTGTAGCACTATTGGCTACTATTATGTCTACTCTCGATAGTTATATTTTTCTTTCAGGCCAAACGCTTGGCCGTGACCTGCTTGTAAAAATCTTTCCGCAAATTAAGAACAATACTCTTACTCGTATAAGCACCCTGATTGCCGCCCTTATTGGCATTTTGTTGATCATCATATACCCCAGCGTTATTGACTTGTGGTATGTTATCGGTTCAGTTATGATTCCGGGCCTCCTTATCCCGGTTATGGGGGTATACCTGAAGCTGTTTTCACTTAGAAAGGGATGGGTATTACCCACCATGGTTGGGAGTATTGCCGTATCATTAGGATGGCTTATTCTCGGGACTATAACAAGCGAAGGCACATACAACTATACCTTTTATGGTATTGAACCTTTTTATCCCGGATTGGCTATTAGCATCTTATTTTGGATTGTCGGCCGCAAAAAGAACGACGAACTGCTAGAAGAGACGGAGTTTACTAAAGAGATAGTCGATTAG